Within Rhodothermales bacterium, the genomic segment AAAGTGAAAAGTGAAAAGTGGGAAGTGAACTACAACCCATCGCACTTAATCTGCATTTTTTGATGTTTAATCACCAGTCAAAAGACTACACCGCCGATGGCCAGCAACCGATCGGTTTGCAGGTGGATATCGGAGAAATAGACTAGCGCGGTGTAGAGATTTTCGGGGCGGGGGACGGTGCCGCGGGGTAGGCGGTTGTCGCCGGCGATGTACCGATATTCGTATTGCCCCTGCTTGAGGAGGCGATCCGCCTCGTAATGCCCTTCCGCCTCGTTCCACGTCATCCGCGTCGCGAGCCGATCGTCCCAGCCGTTGAAACTGCCGCTGAGTGATACGCCGCCGTCGATGGGCCGGCCAGAGTCCGTCACGAAACGGAAGCCGACGTTTACGTACTGGGCGGACACATCGGGATTGGCGACATCGGTCACGGCGCCGGCGATGACGGTTTGGCCCCGCAGAAACGGCGCCAGCGGGTTGCCCGGAAACCGCGCGTAATCTGGCTCCAGCGTCACCCGAAACGGTGCTTCGTCAAACGCGACGCGGGCCAACTGATTGCCCACCCGGAGCGCGCTGAGATCCAGAAAGTAGTCGGACGTGATCGGCTCGAAAGCCTGGTCGGGCTCGAGGTAGAATTGGAGCGCCGGCGACTGGTACAGGCGCGGCTGCTCCGAACATCGGGGCGCCTCGAAACGACCATTGCGGACGAAACACACCTGGAAGTCGTACGCTCCCGGTTGCAGCGCCGGCGAAGGGAGAAACGCCGCCGACGGTTGCACGGCGCTGAAGCCGCGGTCGCTCATGATCATATTCTCGACACCCAGTTCGAGTGCCACGGCCTGCTCGGTCACATAAAACGGC encodes:
- a CDS encoding DUF5103 domain-containing protein, which translates into the protein MNMRSRLTVIGLTALTLAGCAGARTAGEEREPFVIERSPARAAVGMALADVDSTVQSVQLYRIGVAEPTEPGASYEVQFPTIALGSADRLELKFDLLEPAGRPLSVFFYHADAAWERDLTPSEYLAGFHRDQLINFTPSRATDVPYTHYVYRFPSDAVSFLLSGNYILRVTEQGMEDEVLFERPFYVTEQAVALELGVENMIMSDRGFSAVQPSAAFLPSPALQPGAYDFQVCFVRNGRFEAPRCSEQPRLYQSPALQFYLEPDQAFEPITSDYFLDLSALRVGNQLARVAFDEAPFRVTLEPDYARFPGNPLAPFLRGQTVIAGAVTDVANPDVSAQYVNVGFRFVTDSGRPIDGGVSLSGSFNGWDDRLATRMTWNEAEGHYEADRLLKQGQYEYRYIAGDNRLPRGTVPRPENLYTALVYFSDIHLQTDRLLAIGGVVF